A single region of the Branchiostoma lanceolatum isolate klBraLanc5 chromosome 1, klBraLanc5.hap2, whole genome shotgun sequence genome encodes:
- the LOC136439624 gene encoding potassium channel subfamily K member 16-like: MSSKTILILLPIFVAYLLIGGGVFHVLESAEEIKVRDRVFGLQKTFLGGDLVDDLQPFCAEDAENKHDTDCCVLKSNLTTVQGLMISYLQETLNNLTRMHAENSNCIEMEELPVLIIKPNELKDIVDVVGVSIDRGLDPRSTEGRSTPLTWGFKGAFGFSITVVTTIGYGKLAPVTVGGRIFCVLYALFGIPSTAFLLSKISKALLKLSCRATERVCRARPQWNRERIQKAARATLLLVGLIVFFALPTIIICITEKWTYWEALYYMFISLSTIGFGDYDLGKNREINYSVAYYAVMFVWLLGGLAYFVLVFDLITRWLESIGGKVNVGSEEASPNEADGEKEMKELPSVKTVPKRRVTGHPLFHRQSVGTHVQHGVS; the protein is encoded by the coding sequence ATGAGCTCCAAGACCATCCTGATTCTCCTCCCCATTTTTGTGGCATACCTTCTCATCGGTGGAGGAGTTTTCCACGTCCTTGAGAGCGCTGAAGAGATCAAAGTTCGGGACCGAGTTTTTGGGCTTCAGAAGACTTTCCTTGGTGGAGACTTGGTGGACGACTTGCAGCCCTTCTGCGCTGAGGACGCCGAGAACAAACACGACACAGACTGCTGTGTCCTCAAGTCAAACCTGACCACCGTACAAGGACTCATGATCTCGTACTTGCAAGAGACATTGAACAATTTGACAAGAATGCACGCAGAAAACTCCAATTGTATTGAGATGGAGGAATTACCGGTTTTGATCATCAAACCAAACGAGTTGAAAGACATCGTGGACGTTGTTGGCGTGTCCATAGACCGGGGACTCGACCCGAGGAGCACGGAAGGTCGGAGTACCCCGCTAACTTGGGGATTCAAGGGCGCGTTCGGTTTCTCCATCACGGTGGTGACGACCATCGGTTACGGCAAGCTAGCACCCGTTACCGTCGGCGGCCGGATCTTCTGTGTTCTCTACGCCTTGTTTGGCATCCCCTCGACGGCTTTCCTGCTCTCTAAGATCTCTAAGGCGCTGCTGAAGCTTTCTTGTCGTGCGACCGAGAGAGTCTGCCGGGCTAGGCCGCAGTGGAACCGCGAGAGGATACAGAAGGCCGCGCGGGCCACCCTCCTCCTGGTTGGACTGATAGTCTTCTTCGCCCTCCCCACTATCATAATCTGTATCACAGAGAAGTGGACATACTGGGAGGCCTTGTACTACATGTTCATCTCCTTGTCTACGATCGGCTTCGGGGATTACGACCTGGGCAAGAACAGGGAAATCAACTACTCGGTGGCTTACTACGCTGTCATGTTCGTCTGGCTTCTGGGCGGGTTGGCCTATTTCGTCCTGGTGTTCGATCTGATCACGCGGTGGTTGGAGAGTATCGGCGGGAAAGTTAACGTTGGGTCAGAGGAAGCTTCGCCAAACGAAGCTGATGGGGAGAAAGAAATGAAGGAACTTCCATCGGTTAAGACTGTTCCTAAACGGAGGGTGACAGGACACCCACTGTTTCATCGACAGAGTGTAGGCACACACGTCCAACATGGCGTCTCATGA